The stretch of DNA AGGAATCGCAGCACAAGCAGCCGCGCACCAGCTATCCTGCGGCCCCATGCCGTTGGTGCCCGGACCCCGTCGTGCGAGAGCTGCGATCGTCGATCGCCGCTACGTAGTTCACGACGAAATCGGGGTCGGAGGCATGAGCGTCGTCTATCGAGCGACGGATCTGCTGACCGACCGTGCGGTTGCGCTGAAGTTGCTAGAGCCTCCAACCTCCCAAAGCTCCAAACCGCCGTCGGAGCTGAACCTCGTGCCCACCCTCGTGGGGACCCCGGAGGCCAAGCTGGCGCCCACGGCGCCGGAATTGCCTGAAACCGACACCGGGGGGAGCCCCAAGGGCAAGGCGGCTGGCTACCCATCGGCGAGCCAGCAGCACCTGATTGCGATCGCGAACGAGTTCAAGGTGCTGGCGTCGCTCCGCCATCCCCATGTGATCAAGGTCTATGATTACGGGTTCGATTCAGGTCAACCCTACCTCACCATGGAGCTGCTGGAAGACGCAGTTAACTTCCGCGAGGCAACAAAAAAGCTGCCTCCGTCGGGAAGAGTCGGTCTGGGGCTGCAGTTGCTGGAGGCGCTCGCCTACCTGCATCGCCACGGGGTGCTTCACAGGGACGTGAAGCCGGGCAACGTGCTGGTGACGAGCGGTGGGCAGGTCAAGCTGTTGGACTTTGGGGTCGCTGCGCTGCGGGACGACATCCCGAACTTTGCAGGCACCCTGAGCTACATGGCACCCGAGGTGTACGCTCGTCAGCTCCCCACGGAAGCAAGCGACCTTTTCGCGGTCGGTGTCATGTTGTTCGAGGCGCTCACCGGGCGCTATCCCTTCGACGCATCGAACGCCGAGCGCCTACGCGATCAAATCCTCAACCACACCCCGGAGTTCAGCGTGCTCCTGGATCTGCCAACCCAAGTGAGTGCTGGCGGCGACGAGCGTGCGGTGGATGAGTCGACACAGCTTGCCACGCCGGAGCAGCTAAAGCGCGCGCGCGGTCGCAGGGCGGGGGCCACCAGCAACGTCACGGAAACGACCATTGATGGCGTGCTGCGCCGCTTGATGGCCAAGCGTCCCGAGGGACGCTACTCGAATGCTGCTGCGGTGATTGCCGATCTCAGTGAAGTGACCGGGCGCACCCGGCCGCAGCGTGCGTCCGATGTGCGCGAGAGCTACCTCCAGTCAGCGCGCTTCATCGGGCGTCGCACGGAGCTCGAGCAGCTCGAAGATGCCGTGCGTGCGTTGCAGGCAGGCGTTGGAGGTTTCGTCCTGCTCCGGGGGGAGAGCGGCGTCGGCAAGTCGAGGTTGCTGTCGGAGCTGCGCACCCGCGCCCGCGTGCGCGGGCTGTCTGTGCAGGTGAGGCAGGCGATCGACGGTGCTCAGGCCCCGTATCAAATCTGGCGTGATCCGTTGCGCGCGTTGTTACTCGGTGCGCGCGGCCTCACTGACAATGAGCTCTCTGCGCTGTCCGTGCTGGTGCCTGATGCTGCCCGTTTGCTGAGCCGGCAGATCCCACCGTTCATCGCTCCCGATCCGACCATCGCCCGTGACGCGATGTTTGGTGCCGTGATGGCCCTGCTGGCGAAGCAGGCTGCGCCGCTGCTCTTGATGCTCGAGGATCTGCACTGGATGGGGCCGGAGAGCCAGTCGCTGCTGGAGCGCATTCTCCCGATGACGCTGCGCCTCCCGCTCCTGATTGTGGGTAGCTACCGCGACGACGAGCGTCCAACGCTCGCCAGCGAGCTTGGGGACCCAGACCAACTTTGGCTAGGCAGGCTCAGCGAGCGTGAACTGGCGTCCCTGACCACCTCTGTGCTTGGCGATCGCGGTGGTGACCCTGCGCTGATTGGTTTCCTTGCGGAACAAACTGAGGGCAACGCGTTCTTCGCGGTCGAGGTGTTGCGCGCACTAGCAGAAGAGGCCGGGAGCCTGGAAGCCGTACGCCCGGCGGACGGCCAGGTGATGACGAGCGGGATGGATGGCGTCTTGCGTCGGCGTTTGAACCGCGTTCCGTCGCATGCCTTACCGGTGTTGGAGCTGGCCGCGATTACAGGGCGCCAGTTCGATCTCGAGCTACTCGCCGAGCTCTCCCGGCGAGACGACGTAGAAGACCTCTTGCTTCGTTCGCGTCCGGTCGTGGAGCTGTCGGAAGACCGCTGGCGCTTCAGTCACGACAAGCTGCGGGAAGCGCTCTTGAGCGGTATGCGAGGCGAGCAGCGTCGCGCCTATCACGCGAGCGTGGGGCGCTACTTCGAGGTTCGCATGCAGCAGGATCGGCGCCTCGCGCCGCTTGCTGCCCATCACTTCCGAGAGGCGGGGCTCAGCTCCGATGAGCTACTCGCGGTGAGCGTCGCCGGAGAGCAGCTGCTGCTCGACGGCGCCTATGCCCGAGCCCTCGAGTCCTTGGAGCGCGCAATGGAGCTCCAAAACGTCGTCCCCGAGCTTGAGCAGCGGGACCAGCTGGCGCTGTCGCTCCAACTGAATCTGGGCACTGTTTATTTGGTGACTCGAGGCTTTGCCTCCAAGGAGATGCGCTGGGCGTTCGACCGCGCAGGCGCGCTCGCCAGGCGCGTGGGTGCGCACGAGCAGCTGTTTCGCGTGTTGTTTGGGCAGAGTGTCTCTCACTTGTTCCGTGGGGAATTAAAAGGCGCGAGCGAGCTCGCCGACCAATGCCTGGGTATCGCCAACGAGACCGGGGATGCCGATCTGTTGCTGGAAGCGGAGTTTGCCGTCGGCAACAAGGCGTTTTGGCTGGCGGAGTTCAACCAGGCGGAAGCGCACGTACAACGCGTGTTTGAGCTGTTCAACCCGGAGCGGGTGATGCACCACGTGCAGCTCTTCGCCCAGAACCCGCGGATGACTTGCTTGACCTACGGCGCGTGGAACGCGGCCGTGACTGGGCACTTCGAGCTCGCCCGCGCTCGCGGTGATGAAGCGTGGGCCATGGCTGATGGGATGAACCACGACTTCAGCCGCGCCATCGCTCGGCAGATTCAGGGGATCACCAGTCAGATCCTCGGGGAGCGCGAGAACGCCGGCGTACGGGGAGAGGATTTGCTGCGCCTGGCGGGGGAGTTTCCAATCTATCGCACCACGGGTCAGATGCTCTCTGGCTGGGCGGCGCTCGAAGCGGCTCCGGAACAAGCGCTGGCGGAGATGATGTCTGCGTGGGGCGGGTGGCAAGCGATGGGAGCGGGGCTCGCGGCCAGCTTCTACGGAGTCATGCTCGCCGAGGGGCACTGGCGAGTGCGCGCTTTCAGGGATGGCCTGAACTTCATCGATGTCGTGATCGATGGTGCGCGCTCGCGTCAGGAGCTTGCCTTCGAGAGCGAGCTACTGCGCTGGCGGGGAGAGCTGCTCCACGGCGCGGGTAGCGACGAGGCGATCCCTCAGCTGGTGGCCGCTGTTGACCTCGCCCGCGAGCGTGGTGCACCCGCTTTCGTGTTGTCGGCCTCGACCACTTTGGCTCGCATTCAGGTGGCCAAGGGCGACCGCGTGGCTGCGCGCGCGGCCCTCGAAACCGCGCTCGCCGAGGTGCCTGACGCTGAATCCACGGTTCCGAGTTCCAATGCGACAACAGGGCGCGCTTTGGGTGCCAAGCCCGTTCCGTTGGTGCAGCGTGCCCGCGCGTTGCTCGCAGATCTGCGGTAGGCTCGCTGACTCACGGGGAGCTGAGGTGCGTGGGGCGCCCAGCGGCCGGAGGCGAGGAGGGTGATATGCGCGAGCTGAAGAAAGAAGCTATCGAGGACATCCTGCAGGGGGCAACCATCCTAGGAGCGGGAGGTGGCGGTCCGCTCGTCATCGGAAAGCAGATCGCGGCCGAGATCATCGCGTCGGGGCGCCCCCTGCGGCTTGCAGACCCAGACGAAGACGTGGCGGATGATGCTCGAATGGCGGTCAGTGCAGTCGTCGGTTCGCCTGATGCCACCTTGGACAACTTTGATTTCGGGGCAGCACCGACGGCATTTAAGTTCCTCGAGGAAATCGACGGTAAGCCGCTGTCATTCGTGCTGGCGGGCGAAGTGGGGGCAGGAAACAGCCTGATCCCCATGAGCACCGCCGCCAAGGGAGGGATCCCAGTGGTGGACGCCGCTGGTGCGCGGCGGGCGATTCCTGAGTTCTCCATGTGCACGTACGCATCCAACAACGTGCCCATCTCACCCATCGCGATGGCGAACAGTGACGAGCACTTGCGGCTCGATACTCAAGACCCGACGAGCGCGAACAACGCCATTCACGGGATCATCTCTGGTGGCACCTTTCACCAATACGTGGGCGTCGCGTTCTGGACCATGACCGGAAAGACGATGAAGCAAAGCGCGATGCTTCACACGACGACCTACGCAGAGGGGCTCGGCGCGGCGCTGCGCAAGGCCAAGGATCCGGTTCAAGCCGTGGTGGAGTACCTCGGCGGCGAGCTGCTCTTCACGGGGAAAATCACCCGCACGAACGAGGAGACGAGCGGCGGCTTCGACCTCGGATACGTCGTGCTGACGGACAAATCGGGGACCGAGTTCTGGATCTACAACCAGAACGAGAACCTGATGGGTTGGCGCTCCGATCAGGCTGCACCAGTGATCATGTCGCCAGACCTGATTTGCTACCTCACCACGGACGGGAAGGTGTTCTCCAACGCGGATTTGAGCATCGCCAAGGACAAGGAAGTCGCCATCATCGCTGCTCCCTCCCCGAGCGAGATGCGCGCTGACTCCATCGTCCAGGCCTTCCTCGATGTCTACAAAACCATCGGCTACGCCGGACCGTACACCCCGTTCGAGCCTTGCCGTTGAAAGACTGAAGACAAATTCCATGGGGCAATGCGAGCGACGATCTCACGCTGCGCCCCGCGGACTTTCAGGTGTCTTCGCCGCGCAGTACGCGGTTGCACCAGCGCTGAAGCAGTCGGCGCTTGCCGTCGCTCATCTCGCGGGTGATAGGCATGAACAGCGTGGAGAACCACTGGTTCTTGTCGATCAAGAGCAAGATGTTCTGCGCTCGCTGGGTCATGGCCTGCTTGTTGTTGAGCGGCATGTAGCGATCCATCACCGGGAACAAGCGCCAGTAGTAGCGAAGCACTTCGTCGTATAGGTACTCGAAGGTGATTTGGTCGTCGGGTACCTCGTCGTAGTGATCATCGCTCGGCAGGACCCGGACGTTGCAGAAGTAGAGATTGAGCCACGTCGCGAGCATCACCGGATCGGGATCTGGCGGGTTGTCACTCCCCGGGACGAAGCGCAGCTTGCCGAGTCCGGCGCACAGCGCGGCGAGCTTCACGTTGAGGATACCGTCCTCGCCGACTGTTGCTGCTTCCGGTTCGAGCTTGAGATAGGGCTCGATGTGCTGCGGTGCGAGCAGGTTGTTCTTCAACGGTACACCGGGCACGCCGTCTTGGGGCGGTTCTAGCGTCTGCCTCACCCGGTACTGTTGAACGCCAACGTTCACCGGAGTCGTGGGCGAGGAGCCACGCTCGAACACCTTCACCTGGATCGTCGTGGATTCGCCGACCGTCAGGTAAACGGAGCGATCGTCCGTCTCCGAGACCAGGAGCTGCTCTTGCATTACCGGGTTCTGCTGAGCCTTGCTGCAGCTCAACTGAAGGCGCCCCGACTTGATCTTCGTGATCTGGTCGGCGCTCAGCGGCAGCTCCACGATGCCCGCGCCGTCGATGTACGTCGCGGTCGAGTAGTCGAGGGCGCCGAGCGGCTCCACTTTGCCTTCTGCGGTGACGACCTCCAGAGTGGCGGTCCCGAGATCGACCTTCTGGATGCTCTTCGGGTCCTGGTCCGGGCCAATCTTCGTTACCTCGGGGAAAGTTGTGATCAGGTCCACTGCGATCACACTGCGCTGCTCGTCGACGGCGCTGACTGCCGGTGCCAAGACGTAGTCGACCTCCGTGCCTTGGTTGTCGAACTTGAGTGAAGCGCTCGAGTGCAGCTGGCGCCCCATTGGAACGCTCCCGAGGTCGCCCGAGCGCCACACGCCGATGGTACCCAAGCAGAAGCCTTGAGAGAGGTTCTGCACCCGCTGGCCGTTCTTGAAGAAGTCAGCCATCTGCTGGTCGGTGTATTTGCGCTCGAAGTAGTAGGTGCAGAAGCGCATCACCAAGCCTGCCTCGCGCTCTGCCTGTTCGGCGAGGTGCTTGAGTATGGGCGAGCGCTCGGTGCCGTAGAAGTCCAGGGCGGCTTTGGGCAGTGCCTGCTGCCAGATCGCAGCGAAGCAGGCGTCGGGGGTCTCGACCAGGTTTCGCTGCAGGTCAATCCAGCGGGAGTAGCAGCGAGGCAGTGGACCCGCCTTCTGCGCGTCGGCGACGAAACCCAGCTGTTCGTCGCCGAGCAACACCTTGGCCTTGAAGATCTGGCTCGTGAGATCGCCGGTCGGGTCATTGTCGACGATCACCGGAGGTGACGGAGTGTCTCCCCACGGATCACCCAACATGTCGACCTTGAGTCCGATCAACGGATCTTCGTCGGCGCTCCTCAGACGCTTGCCGCTGAGGTCGTCGAGGGTGGTGACAGTGGCTTTGCTCATCACCATGCTGTTGTCGCCCTCGTAGTCCCAGTTGGCGTTCAGGACCTCTTGAGTGCCCAAGTTGTAGGGCAGGCTCTTCAAGATCAGGCTGCGCATCAGCTGACGAAAGGCGTCGTCGCTCATGCTCTTGTACGGCTCGAACAAGTCGACGTTCTCAGGGTCCAGCACCAAGTCGTAGTTGTTGTTGTTCGCGGTGGGCGTGTTGGCGCCCATCAGCCCGAGGAAGTGGATACGCGGTACGAAGAGTGCGCTCATGGCGTGTTCCTTGGAGGCGCTAGTCAGCGCAAAAACAGCAGTGGTGAGGCGGCGATCATTGACGGGCGCGCTTCAGTGACCACACGAAATCGAGGCGGGTGAACTTGCCACCCTGTGCGGCGTCGAAAGGCTGGCTCGGTGGCTCGCCGACGTAGCCTTGAAAACCCGGCTTGAAGAACTGAAAGCGCGGGTTGTCGTCGGGCCCGATAGACGCGGTGGAGTGGCACGTCAGGCATGAAGACGTCGACTGGAAACCAGTTTCCATTTGGGAATTGGCCAGGATGACCGGCTTGCCATCCGCTACAGGCTCCGTCATCACACCGATCAGCTGGTAGTTGGCCCAAACGGTCCCCTGCAGCGCTTGCTGCATCTTGGCGTTGGCCGCTGCGACGTCTGGTGCAATGGGCTGCAACAGCTTCGCCTCTGTGGTCTTGGCGTTGTCCACCTGTTCGAAGGTCGCCCACACCCAGTTCGGGAGCGCCTTGCTGATGATGTGGAGCCCTGTCAGGCCTGCCGCCGCCTGGGTCGTGCCACCGCCGTCCGAAGCGTAGGTAACCGTGCGCGTGTAGTAGTTGCCGAGGATGGCCTTGTCTTTGATCGGATCCAGCAGGCGCCAGGTGGCTTTCACCTCCAGTGATCCGGGAGGAAACGCAACGGCCTCGGCGCCTGGCTTGCGTAACGCCTGCTGACCGGCGTAGCCGTACAGCTGTCGCGCCACGATGTAGCTGAACGTGGCCTCGTTCATTCGGACCTCGAATTCGACCAGGTTGCCGTTGCTATCGGTCAACGTGCGTCCGTCGATTTCGGGCGCCTCGAGCAGCGGCGGCTTGCTTGGATCGCCGCTCTTCCAGGCGTCTGGAGGCTTGCCTCCTGGGAGGTACACCTCGCTGGTGTGTTTCCAAGTGCTCCAGGTCGTTAGCCCATCGGCGCCGAGCTCTAGGGCAGGATCCGGTACACCTCGCTCGCCGCTCTTGGCGGGCCAGTTGACGTAGAGAAAGAGGTCCCACGCAAACGCAATCGGTGTCGCGGTCGCTCGCTCCTTGGCTTGCTTGGCGTCAGTGAAGGTCGCGCTCAGCTGCTTCAGGCCGAGATGGGATGCGTTCGTTGCCGCCGAGCCGCTGGGTGCGGGACCGGGCTGTGCGGAGCCGCTGGCGGAGCTCGCCGCGTCCGGCCTCGTGGGGGGAGGTTGTTCGCAACCATCACAGCCAACCAAGCCGAGCGCTCCGGCGAGTGCCATCGCGCCCCCAACCAACCCAACCAGTTCGTCCGTTCGAGCTCGCCCAGTCACTTGTCTACTCCCCGCGAACTGTCGATGTGGAAACAGCGCAGCGCGGGCAGGGTCGCTCAGTGTGGTAAGAACTGCAACACCGTCCTATCGCGTACCGGCGTCACTTGCGTTGCCTCCCGGAGCCGCCGCCACCGACGGTCACCTTCGACGCGCCTGGTTTCGCCTTCGCAGGCGGTGTCGACTCGGTGGCATATGCGTTGCTTTTCGACAGTTCACCCTTCGCGCCATCGAGGCCCGGCTCCACGCCCTCACCTCGTCGACCCTGGTCGTTTGTCACGCAACCGGTCGCAGGCGGAGCCGTCCTCGGCCTCAACGGTCAGCTGTGGTGAGGCTGCATCTAGCGAGCCTCGCCCGCGCTGCCGGCTTTCGCTAGGCTGCAGCTATGGTGCGCCGTGACGCGAAAGACTTGGAAGCCTGTTCGCAGGATGCTGAGTGTTTCGCTAGCTGCGTTTCTCCAGCGGGTGAGAGTCCCGTTCCGGTAAGCGTCGGTGCGCCGGGTAGCAGGCCCCAGGTAGTGGAGCGAGATCTCCCTGCCCGAGCGGGGTGTCAAAAGCTCGTGAAGCAGCGAGAGCTGCGTAGCGGGGAGCAAGCACGCGGGCCGCAACATGAAGTGAAACCTGCAGCCTCGACAGAGAAACAATCCGGAGGCCGAGCCGCTCATATCACGGCGAAGGCAACATCGACGGCGAGAGCACCGAAGCTTGCAGTCGGCTCCGGCGGGGTACGGGGGGCAGCACGTGTGCAAGGAGGAGCGCGGAACTCGGGAGGCCCGTCTGTGCGGCCCAAGTCAGGGCGAGGTGCGTCGTATAAGCCGAAGGCGAAATCGGCCACTGCACAGCGGGAGTCCGAGGGGATCATGGTACCGAAGACCGCTGGGCAACCAGCGGGAACGAATGCCGTGCGGCAAAACGCGGCAGGAGGGAAGGGTCCCTGCGGTAGTCGTGTTGGAAGCGTAGGTAAGCGTGAGGGAATGGCCGGCAAGTCCGGACCTAACGACCCCGGCAGGTGTAAACCGCACGGAAAAGCGCAACAACTACAACGCCAACTAT from Polyangiaceae bacterium encodes:
- a CDS encoding protein kinase, which translates into the protein MPLVPGPRRARAAIVDRRYVVHDEIGVGGMSVVYRATDLLTDRAVALKLLEPPTSQSSKPPSELNLVPTLVGTPEAKLAPTAPELPETDTGGSPKGKAAGYPSASQQHLIAIANEFKVLASLRHPHVIKVYDYGFDSGQPYLTMELLEDAVNFREATKKLPPSGRVGLGLQLLEALAYLHRHGVLHRDVKPGNVLVTSGGQVKLLDFGVAALRDDIPNFAGTLSYMAPEVYARQLPTEASDLFAVGVMLFEALTGRYPFDASNAERLRDQILNHTPEFSVLLDLPTQVSAGGDERAVDESTQLATPEQLKRARGRRAGATSNVTETTIDGVLRRLMAKRPEGRYSNAAAVIADLSEVTGRTRPQRASDVRESYLQSARFIGRRTELEQLEDAVRALQAGVGGFVLLRGESGVGKSRLLSELRTRARVRGLSVQVRQAIDGAQAPYQIWRDPLRALLLGARGLTDNELSALSVLVPDAARLLSRQIPPFIAPDPTIARDAMFGAVMALLAKQAAPLLLMLEDLHWMGPESQSLLERILPMTLRLPLLIVGSYRDDERPTLASELGDPDQLWLGRLSERELASLTTSVLGDRGGDPALIGFLAEQTEGNAFFAVEVLRALAEEAGSLEAVRPADGQVMTSGMDGVLRRRLNRVPSHALPVLELAAITGRQFDLELLAELSRRDDVEDLLLRSRPVVELSEDRWRFSHDKLREALLSGMRGEQRRAYHASVGRYFEVRMQQDRRLAPLAAHHFREAGLSSDELLAVSVAGEQLLLDGAYARALESLERAMELQNVVPELEQRDQLALSLQLNLGTVYLVTRGFASKEMRWAFDRAGALARRVGAHEQLFRVLFGQSVSHLFRGELKGASELADQCLGIANETGDADLLLEAEFAVGNKAFWLAEFNQAEAHVQRVFELFNPERVMHHVQLFAQNPRMTCLTYGAWNAAVTGHFELARARGDEAWAMADGMNHDFSRAIARQIQGITSQILGERENAGVRGEDLLRLAGEFPIYRTTGQMLSGWAALEAAPEQALAEMMSAWGGWQAMGAGLAASFYGVMLAEGHWRVRAFRDGLNFIDVVIDGARSRQELAFESELLRWRGELLHGAGSDEAIPQLVAAVDLARERGAPAFVLSASTTLARIQVAKGDRVAARAALETALAEVPDAESTVPSSNATTGRALGAKPVPLVQRARALLADLR
- a CDS encoding DUF917 domain-containing protein, with the protein product MRELKKEAIEDILQGATILGAGGGGPLVIGKQIAAEIIASGRPLRLADPDEDVADDARMAVSAVVGSPDATLDNFDFGAAPTAFKFLEEIDGKPLSFVLAGEVGAGNSLIPMSTAAKGGIPVVDAAGARRAIPEFSMCTYASNNVPISPIAMANSDEHLRLDTQDPTSANNAIHGIISGGTFHQYVGVAFWTMTGKTMKQSAMLHTTTYAEGLGAALRKAKDPVQAVVEYLGGELLFTGKITRTNEETSGGFDLGYVVLTDKSGTEFWIYNQNENLMGWRSDQAAPVIMSPDLICYLTTDGKVFSNADLSIAKDKEVAIIAAPSPSEMRADSIVQAFLDVYKTIGYAGPYTPFEPCR